Within the Patescibacteria group bacterium genome, the region TGAGTACTTAACGCTGGTTCAACCAAGAGTAGGCATTCTTACAAGGTTGACTTTGGAGCATACGGATGAAGAACATTTCGGCTCGCTTGAAAAGGCGATTGCGGAAGAAGCCAAAATGCTAAAAGCTTTACCTTCTTATGGCTGGGCAATATTAAACGGGGATGACGATAAGATAAGAGAGGTTGCCGATATAACAAAGGCTCACAAGATATTTTATGGGTTTGGGGAGAGCAATAACTTAAGGGTAACCTCTTTTGAGCAGAGAGGGATTAATTCAAAGGCGACTTCTGTTTTTGATATTAGGCTTGATACTGGTTTGGCAAAAAGATTCAAAACAAACTTTTTGGGAAAACAGAATGTGTTGTCCGCTTGCGCTGGAATCTGCGCGGGGATACTAATGGGGATGAGTTTTGAGGATATTCAAAAAGGGCTGTTGTCCGTCCATCCTGTTTCCGGAAGGCTGGAACCTAAAGCGGGCAAGTGGGGGTTGGTTATAGATGATTCTTACAACGCCAGTCCCGCCGCGGTTGAAGCGGCGATAGATGTGTTGGTTGAGCTGGACCCTAATTACGGCATTTTGGTTTTGGGGGATATGCTGGAGCTTGGCAAATACGCAAGGGAATCTCATCGCAAGGTTGGCGAATATGCAAAAAGTAAAGGTGTTAAATTCCTTATTGCTTATGGGGAATTTGCAAAGGATGTATTAGGGGGTTATGGCGAAGGCGAAAATTCTTTTGCGGTAAAATCCCATAAGGAAGCGGTGGAGAGGATACATGGGATAGGAAAGGGGATTGTTCTTGTAAAGGGTTCCCGTGGTATGTGTATGGATAAAGTGGTATCTGCCTTAACCGGTTAGTTTTTGCTTCTAACCCCTTTTTTCCTCGCAGAATTTTTTTGTAATTTTTGTAATATATTGTTGTTTTTATCCGTTTATGTTTTTATGAACGGGACTATTAAGGTTATAGGGGGAAATAAACTGAAAGGAAAAGTAACTCCTATCCCCAACAAAAATTCAATCGTGGCGGCGCTTCCTGCTTGTATATTAAGTAACGAAACTATTACCTATAAAAATGTGCCCAAATCTACCGATGTGGAAAAGATATTACAAATGCTAAAACTTTTGGGCGCAAAAATTGATGACAGCGATTACAATAATTTAAAAATTAATTGCAAAAATATCCATTCCTACAAAATTGACCCTATATTAGGCAATCAAATAAGGGCGTCCATTTTGTTTGCGGGACCCTTGCTTGCTAAATTTGGCAAGGCAAAAATCCCTTTGCCCGGAGGT harbors:
- a CDS encoding UDP-N-acetylmuramoyl-tripeptide--D-alanyl-D-alanine ligase, yielding MKKPVVFIDQLAGLNPERFGVISILQEKVFRKGVSGMVILAKKAFRFLRWKTAQAWLKLWPNVDVVGVAGSVGKTTVKEITATVLAQRFRTVRTKANLDPIFNLPITALRAFGSCKFVAELGIDGFGQMDEYLTLVQPRVGILTRLTLEHTDEEHFGSLEKAIAEEAKMLKALPSYGWAILNGDDDKIREVADITKAHKIFYGFGESNNLRVTSFEQRGINSKATSVFDIRLDTGLAKRFKTNFLGKQNVLSACAGICAGILMGMSFEDIQKGLLSVHPVSGRLEPKAGKWGLVIDDSYNASPAAVEAAIDVLVELDPNYGILVLGDMLELGKYARESHRKVGEYAKSKGVKFLIAYGEFAKDVLGGYGEGENSFAVKSHKEAVERIHGIGKGIVLVKGSRGMCMDKVVSALTG